A region from the Hippopotamus amphibius kiboko isolate mHipAmp2 chromosome 15, mHipAmp2.hap2, whole genome shotgun sequence genome encodes:
- the H3-4 gene encoding histone H3.1t, with protein MARTKQTARKSTGGKAPRKQLATKVARKSAPATGGVKKPHRYRPGTVALREIRRFQKSTELLIRKLPFQRLVREIAQDFKTDLRFQSSAVMAMQEACEAYLVCLFEDTNLCAIHAKRVTIMPKDIQLARRIRGERV; from the coding sequence ATGGCACGAACGAAACAGACCGCGCGGAAGTCCACTGGCGGCAAGGCGCCACGGAAGCAGCTGGCTACCAAAGTAGCTCGTAAGAGCGCGCCAGCTACCGGGGGTGTGAAGAAACCTCACCGGTACCGTCCGGGCACTGTAGCACTGCGAGAGATTCGTCGCTTCCAGAAGTCCACGGAGCTTCTGATCCGCAAGCTGCCGTTCCAGCGCCTGGTACGCGAGATTGCGCAGGACTTCAAGACCGACTTGCGCTTCCAGAGCTCCGCTGTGATGGCAATGCAGGAAGCTTGTGAGGCGTATCTGGTCTGTCTTTTTGAAGACACCAACTTGTGTGCCATACATGCCAAGCGTGTTACTATCATGCCGAAGGATATTCAGCTGGCACGCCGTATCCGCGGAGAGCGTGTGTAG